The proteins below come from a single Xenopus tropicalis strain Nigerian chromosome 9, UCB_Xtro_10.0, whole genome shotgun sequence genomic window:
- the tnfrsf17 gene encoding tumor necrosis factor receptor superfamily member 17: protein MYRMCDIKALLIYICDTSLLIGTITTVAAPAKDSHWILWILILFLVVLIPAIALITIALTKQMKKSRNTVAHDSITEENGNNNNEVEYRIKEAIQEAKSNNELSLHKWYSEEVEDHVCDICDRALSDYVFPLPAIEEGAAILVTTKTSACFATEAGVKGDTFVEMEQTHFPILDGENSHVKKI, encoded by the exons ATGTACAGAATGTGTGATATTAAAGCTTTATTAATCTATATATGTGACACTTCTTTATTAATAGGTACCATTACAACTGTGGCTGCACCTGCAAAAGATTCTCACTGGATACTTTGGATTTTAATATTATTCTTAGTAGTTTTGATACCAGCTATAGCCTTGATAACCATTGCACTTACAAAGCAGATGAAAAAATCAAGAAACACAGTAGCTCATG ATTCCATCACAGAGGAAAATGGCAATAATAATAACGAGGTAGAATACAGGATAAAAGAAGCAATCCAGGAGGCCAAGTCAAACAATGAACTCTCATTGCATAAGTGGTACAGCGAAGAAGTGGAAGATCACGTGTGCGATATTTGTGATAGGGCTTTATCTGACTATGTCTTTCCTTTGCCGGCTATAGAGGAAGGAGCTGCTATTCTTGTAACCACAAAAACATCTGCTTGCTTTGCCACGGAGGCAGGTGTGAAGGGTGACACTTTTGTAGAAATGGAACAAACACATTTTCCTATTCTGGATGGAGAAAATAGCCACGTGAAGAAGATATAA